A stretch of Oscillospiraceae bacterium DNA encodes these proteins:
- a CDS encoding competence protein TfoX, whose amino-acid sequence MATRKEYLNFILDQLSGLDGITAKQMMSEYIIYYNGKISAYLCDNRLLVKPVQSAVKMLPDAKMEPPYDGAKDMLLVENVDDKAFLTELFKAMYDELPMPRKKK is encoded by the coding sequence ATGGCGACAAGAAAAGAATACCTGAACTTTATATTAGACCAATTATCGGGACTTGATGGTATTACTGCAAAACAGATGATGAGCGAATATATTATTTATTATAATGGCAAGATTTCGGCGTATCTTTGCGATAACAGACTTTTGGTAAAGCCTGTTCAGTCAGCTGTTAAAATGTTACCCGATGCAAAAATGGAACCGCCCTATGACGGTGCAAAGGATATGTTACTGGTTGAGAATGTCGATGACAAAGCTTTCTTGACAGAGCTTTTCAAAGCTATGTATGATGAACTGCCAATGCCGAGGAAAAAGAAATGA
- a CDS encoding GNAT family N-acetyltransferase: MDFVKLTHENIENEHICCAIANNKDIQVMSKKNWLKERLDEGLVFLKCDVRGKCFIEYIPAEFAWAPIEADGYMYINCLWVSGQFRGHGYSTLLLDKCIEDAKEKGKKGLVILSSKKKMGFLSDPKYMKYKGFEAVDTASPYFELMYLPFDKSSDKPCFKKSVHTHENIPKGFALYYTNQCPFTAKYVPIIESMAKERGADFQVIHIDTKEKAQNAPSPFTTYSLFYDGELVTHEILSEKKFEKILESKGL; this comes from the coding sequence ATGGATTTCGTAAAACTGACACATGAAAATATAGAAAATGAACACATCTGTTGTGCTATTGCAAATAACAAAGACATTCAGGTTATGTCAAAAAAGAATTGGTTAAAAGAAAGACTTGACGAAGGACTTGTATTCTTAAAATGTGATGTCAGAGGCAAATGCTTTATTGAATATATACCTGCAGAGTTTGCATGGGCACCAATCGAAGCAGACGGATATATGTATATCAATTGCTTGTGGGTATCGGGACAGTTTAGGGGGCACGGATATTCTACATTGCTTTTGGATAAGTGCATAGAGGATGCTAAAGAAAAAGGTAAAAAAGGTCTTGTAATTCTGTCTTCCAAAAAGAAAATGGGCTTTCTTTCTGATCCGAAATATATGAAATATAAAGGCTTTGAAGCAGTTGATACAGCAAGTCCGTATTTTGAGCTAATGTATTTGCCTTTTGACAAAAGCTCTGATAAGCCATGCTTTAAAAAGTCGGTACACACTCATGAAAATATTCCGAAAGGCTTTGCTTTGTATTACACAAATCAATGTCCTTTTACAGCTAAATATGTGCCTATAATCGAAAGTATGGCGAAAGAACGTGGAGCAGATTTTCAGGTAATACATATTGATACAAAAGAAAAAGCGCAAAATGCTCCTTCACCATTTACAACATATTCACTTTTTTATGACGGAGAGCTTGTAACACACGAAATATTGTCAGAAAAGAAGTTTGAAAAAATTCTTGAAAGTAAAGGATTGTAA
- a CDS encoding glyoxalase: MKLKNPLLVVTDIDKSVEFYKNVLGLRKIMDFGANVTLTGGLCLQTKESFKEFIDNKNIFFGSNSFEVYFEEDDFDSFAQKLETFDIKYVHGIKEHSWGQRVVRFYDPDMHIIEVGENMKTVCKRFLDSGMTPEQVAKRMDVPLKFVNGCMR, from the coding sequence ATGAAATTAAAAAATCCGTTGTTAGTTGTAACTGATATAGATAAATCGGTTGAGTTTTATAAAAATGTTTTAGGACTTCGTAAAATTATGGATTTTGGTGCAAATGTAACACTTACAGGAGGTCTGTGTTTGCAAACAAAAGAAAGTTTTAAAGAATTTATTGATAATAAAAATATATTTTTTGGCAGTAACAGCTTTGAAGTATATTTTGAAGAAGATGATTTTGATAGTTTTGCCCAAAAGTTAGAGACGTTTGATATAAAATATGTTCATGGAATTAAAGAACACTCATGGGGACAGCGTGTGGTTCGATTCTATGATCCTGATATGCATATTATCGAGGTTGGAGAAAATATGAAAACTGTTTGCAAACGTTTTTTAGATAGCGGAATGACACCGGAGCAGGTTGCAAAGCGAATGGATGTACCGCTAAAATTTGTGAATGGATGTATGAGGTAA
- a CDS encoding TetR/AcrR family transcriptional regulator encodes MRFHRLFLLIDIDKQKNMSYNKTNVAQRLLHNDFERMMEMPPKPKYTKEEVVKVALDMVREQGENSLTARDLGAKLGTSSRPIFTAFENMDDLKNAVTDAGVEMFKEYSKNFTDYTPAFKQVGMQIISFATIEPKLFEFLFMHKNPEAVQGLKTVEDTCIDVISKDYGLGAEQARMLFEQVWIFTFGLATLSAMKVYEYTEEQISDMLTCEFTGAVMMMKSDLKKVNTNKPEKNGGKR; translated from the coding sequence ATGCGTTTTCATCGGCTGTTTTTGTTAATAGATATTGACAAGCAAAAGAATATGAGTTATAATAAAACAAATGTTGCACAACGATTGTTGCATAACGACTTTGAAAGGATGATGGAAATGCCCCCAAAACCAAAATATACTAAGGAAGAGGTTGTAAAGGTTGCGCTTGATATGGTAAGAGAGCAAGGTGAGAACTCCCTGACCGCAAGAGATTTAGGAGCAAAACTTGGTACTTCATCAAGACCCATTTTTACGGCGTTTGAAAATATGGATGATTTGAAAAATGCCGTAACAGATGCAGGTGTTGAAATGTTTAAGGAGTATTCAAAGAATTTTACCGATTACACACCTGCGTTTAAGCAAGTGGGTATGCAGATTATTTCTTTTGCTACCATCGAGCCAAAACTGTTTGAATTTTTGTTTATGCACAAAAATCCCGAAGCAGTACAAGGTCTCAAAACTGTTGAGGATACCTGCATAGATGTAATTTCAAAAGACTATGGGTTAGGTGCTGAGCAGGCAAGAATGCTTTTTGAACAGGTGTGGATATTTACATTTGGACTTGCAACTCTGTCTGCAATGAAAGTATATGAGTATACAGAAGAACAGATTTCGGATATGCTGACTTGTGAATTTACCGGAGCTGTTATGATGATGAAATCAGATTTAAAGAAAGTAAACACAAACAAACCAGAAAAAAACGGAGGTAAGAGATAA
- a CDS encoding rhodanese-like domain-containing protein, with translation MKKLLCVITISLCILLIACGNDSSVGIISGADGPTSIIVAEKGEKAMYEQITAEEAKKIMDSGEEHIILDTREQDEFDEGHIPNAILIPYTEIENKAEEMIPDKDKLILVYCRSGRRSKIAAESLAKLGYTNVKEFGGIIDWPYEIEK, from the coding sequence ATGAAAAAATTATTATGTGTTATAACAATCTCACTTTGCATACTGCTGATAGCCTGCGGAAATGATAGCAGTGTCGGAATTATCAGCGGTGCGGACGGGCCGACATCTATAATAGTCGCAGAAAAAGGAGAAAAAGCAATGTACGAACAAATTACGGCAGAGGAAGCAAAAAAGATAATGGACTCAGGCGAAGAGCATATCATTTTAGACACAAGAGAACAGGACGAATTTGACGAGGGACACATTCCAAATGCAATTCTGATTCCATACACAGAAATTGAAAACAAGGCAGAAGAAATGATCCCCGATAAGGACAAGCTGATTTTAGTATATTGCCGTTCGGGCAGACGAAGCAAAATTGCAGCCGAAAGCCTTGCAAAACTCGGCTACACCAATGTAAAAGAGTTCGGCGGAATCATTGATTGGCCGTATGAGATAGAAAAATAA
- a CDS encoding MGMT family protein has translation MNTFEKIYEVVKSIPEGRVASYGQVALLAGNPRWARVVGYALHVNPEPGIIPCHRVVNREGRVAPGFAFGGEGIQRELLESEGIVFETDGRINLGKYSI, from the coding sequence ATGAACACATTTGAAAAGATATATGAGGTTGTGAAAAGCATCCCCGAAGGCAGAGTTGCAAGCTATGGACAAGTAGCACTGCTTGCGGGAAATCCACGCTGGGCAAGAGTTGTAGGATATGCCTTGCATGTGAATCCTGAGCCGGGTATCATTCCCTGCCATAGAGTGGTAAACCGTGAGGGCAGGGTTGCACCTGGTTTTGCATTTGGCGGCGAAGGAATTCAAAGAGAACTGCTCGAATCAGAAGGCATTGTTTTTGAAACAGACGGCAGAATAAATTTGGGGAAATATAGTATTTAA
- a CDS encoding PAS domain-containing protein encodes MLNKLLKSVLDQDLAPVVVCDTDDIIVYMNPSAIEHYHKDLTGKSIKDCHPPKANEMIDKVVAWFRESKDNNIIYTYRNDEENKDVYMVALRDDNGSLIGYYEKHEYRNRETNTLYNFKQVSL; translated from the coding sequence ATGTTAAATAAATTATTAAAAAGTGTATTAGACCAAGACCTTGCCCCTGTTGTTGTTTGTGATACAGATGATATCATTGTGTATATGAATCCATCTGCGATAGAGCATTATCATAAGGATTTAACAGGCAAAAGCATTAAAGACTGTCACCCGCCAAAAGCTAATGAAATGATTGACAAGGTGGTTGCGTGGTTTCGGGAAAGCAAGGATAACAACATCATATACACCTATCGCAATGACGAGGAAAATAAGGATGTGTATATGGTCGCACTTCGTGATGATAACGGTAGTCTAATCGGCTATTACGAAAAGCACGAATACAGAAACAGAGAAACAAACACATTGTACAACTTTAAGCAGGTAAGTCTATGA
- a CDS encoding Crp/Fnr family transcriptional regulator: MKKFISILKRTRLFAGIGEDEIDSLLSCLGARILEYQKGEYVLRQGEHISDIMILAEGNLHIQKDDYWGNRSILGQISVGEMFGEAYAGLESGAMLNDVVAVEDSKVIFFDVKRILTTCSTACRFHSMVVMNMFFAISEKNRTLVQKLGHMSRRTTREKLISYLSEEAKKQNSSKITIPFNRQQLADFLSVDRSAMSNELCKMRDEGLLEFEKNQFVLFETEK, translated from the coding sequence ATGAAAAAATTTATTTCAATATTAAAACGCACCCGATTGTTCGCAGGCATAGGTGAAGATGAAATTGACTCTCTGCTTTCCTGCCTTGGCGCAAGAATTTTAGAATACCAAAAGGGTGAGTATGTTTTAAGACAAGGGGAACACATCTCTGACATTATGATTCTGGCAGAGGGAAATCTGCACATACAAAAAGATGATTACTGGGGGAACCGCAGTATATTGGGTCAGATTTCCGTCGGAGAAATGTTTGGCGAGGCGTATGCCGGCCTGGAGAGTGGTGCTATGCTAAATGATGTCGTTGCGGTGGAAGACAGTAAGGTAATATTTTTTGATGTGAAACGGATTTTAACCACCTGTTCTACTGCCTGCCGATTTCATTCTATGGTAGTCATGAATATGTTTTTTGCAATTTCTGAGAAAAACAGAACCCTTGTGCAAAAGCTCGGTCATATGTCAAGGCGTACGACAAGGGAAAAACTGATTTCATATTTGTCTGAAGAGGCGAAAAAACAAAACAGTTCTAAAATCACAATCCCTTTTAACCGCCAACAACTTGCAGACTTTTTGTCGGTTGACAGAAGTGCCATGTCGAACGAATTATGCAAGATGCGCGACGAAGGACTTTTAGAGTTTGAGAAAAATCAATTTGTTTTATTTGAAACGGAGAAATAA
- a CDS encoding 4Fe-4S dicluster domain-containing protein: MIRKIIKIDEKKCNGCGLCAAACHEGAIEMINGKAKLTREDYCDGLGDCLPACPTGAITFEEREAPAYDEEAVKKAKEQKVSAPLPCGCPGTKSKSIKREIRDINAPLAPLASQLTQWPVQIKLVPVNAPYFDGAKLLVAADCTAYAYGSFHNEFIRGHITLIGCPKLDEGDYTEKLTAIIANNNIKSVTVVRMEVPCCGGIENAVKNALLASGKFIPWRVVTISTDGNILD; this comes from the coding sequence ATGATAAGAAAAATTATAAAAATTGATGAGAAAAAATGTAACGGATGCGGATTATGTGCCGCAGCCTGCCACGAAGGAGCAATTGAAATGATAAACGGAAAGGCAAAGCTTACCCGCGAGGATTATTGCGACGGGCTTGGTGATTGTCTGCCGGCTTGCCCTACGGGTGCAATTACCTTTGAAGAAAGAGAGGCACCTGCCTACGATGAAGAGGCTGTAAAAAAGGCAAAAGAACAAAAGGTATCAGCACCGCTCCCTTGCGGTTGTCCCGGAACAAAATCAAAGTCAATAAAGAGAGAAATCCGCGATATAAATGCGCCTCTTGCACCTTTGGCAAGTCAGCTCACGCAGTGGCCTGTTCAGATCAAGCTTGTCCCTGTGAATGCACCATACTTTGACGGAGCAAAACTTTTGGTGGCCGCCGATTGTACAGCTTATGCTTATGGAAGCTTTCACAATGAATTTATCAGAGGGCATATAACCCTTATTGGATGCCCGAAACTTGACGAAGGCGATTACACAGAAAAGCTTACCGCTATTATAGCAAACAACAATATAAAAAGTGTAACCGTTGTTCGCATGGAGGTTCCTTGTTGCGGGGGCATTGAAAATGCAGTTAAAAATGCCCTTTTAGCAAGCGGAAAATTTATTCCGTGGCGAGTTGTAACCATTTCAACGGACGGGAATATACTTGATTAA
- a CDS encoding GGDEF domain-containing protein: protein MEIEIMIGSYKWFVSTLILSFSLMVWVGILFLQIRKIRKENEIEKMTDAETGMGNLQYFKYHFRHTICDSSRNLYHIAYIVLDSSYLRSYHSDTSFDEVLKYTSSVLSENTGDKEIVARITENDFALVYQSTNDEDARIRLKGIMDKLNGFAGVNDKSSKLVFHAATYHLAQMDENCEILLFNLRKNCNSILGTDRQMVCCDIHSMNMVQEEKKITESILKGLENNEFKMYMQFIVDNKTKRFVSAEALSRWESTENGLIGPGKYIESMENSGLISRHDFHIFDLVCRQLEKWKDTEYDHITVSCNFTRITLSEENFIDKLKMISDSYNFDKSKIAIEITEDAIEKDWEAATKNVVRAKELGFRIYLDDLGSGYTSLSNLCDYPIDVVKIDRDILLKTESENGRQLFAGIIALAHNMDIKVICEGVETEEQNALVSGSGCNYIQGWYYSKALPLDECERFVRSYNSI from the coding sequence ATGGAAATTGAGATAATGATTGGTTCATATAAATGGTTTGTAAGTACATTGATATTGTCCTTTTCCCTTATGGTTTGGGTCGGAATTTTGTTTTTACAAATCAGAAAAATACGAAAAGAAAACGAAATTGAAAAAATGACGGATGCGGAAACCGGAATGGGCAATCTACAATATTTCAAATATCATTTCAGGCACACTATATGTGATAGCTCAAGAAATCTGTATCATATTGCATATATCGTTTTAGACAGTAGCTATCTGCGTTCCTACCATAGCGACACTTCATTTGATGAGGTCTTAAAATACACATCATCTGTGCTGTCGGAAAACACGGGTGACAAAGAAATAGTTGCACGGATTACGGAAAACGATTTTGCTCTTGTATATCAGTCAACCAATGATGAAGATGCCCGAATAAGACTAAAAGGGATTATGGATAAGCTTAACGGTTTTGCGGGCGTGAATGATAAAAGCAGCAAGCTTGTGTTCCATGCCGCTACCTATCACCTTGCGCAGATGGACGAAAATTGTGAGATATTGTTATTTAATCTGAGAAAGAACTGTAACAGTATTTTGGGGACCGACCGGCAGATGGTGTGTTGCGACATACATTCTATGAATATGGTTCAGGAAGAAAAGAAAATTACTGAAAGCATATTAAAAGGTCTTGAAAATAATGAGTTCAAAATGTATATGCAGTTCATTGTCGATAACAAAACAAAAAGATTTGTGTCGGCAGAAGCACTTTCAAGATGGGAAAGCACTGAAAACGGACTGATAGGTCCGGGTAAATATATTGAAAGTATGGAGAATTCCGGGCTTATCTCAAGGCATGATTTTCATATATTTGATCTCGTTTGTCGTCAGCTTGAAAAATGGAAGGATACTGAATACGACCATATCACTGTTTCCTGCAATTTTACAAGAATAACTCTTTCCGAAGAAAACTTTATAGATAAGCTAAAGATGATTTCTGACAGCTACAATTTTGACAAATCAAAAATTGCCATAGAAATTACAGAAGATGCTATTGAAAAGGACTGGGAAGCTGCAACAAAAAACGTGGTTCGTGCAAAAGAACTGGGCTTTAGAATTTACCTTGATGACCTTGGAAGCGGATATACATCGCTTTCAAATCTTTGTGACTATCCTATCGATGTGGTCAAAATTGACCGCGATATATTGCTTAAAACCGAGTCTGAAAATGGCAGACAATTATTCGCCGGAATAATTGCCCTCGCTCATAACATGGATATAAAAGTTATTTGCGAAGGCGTTGAAACGGAAGAGCAAAACGCGCTTGTATCGGGATCCGGCTGCAATTATATTCAGGGATGGTATTATTCAAAAGCACTTCCGCTTGATGAGTGCGAAAGGTTTGTGAGAAGTTATAATTCGATTTGA
- a CDS encoding GGDEF domain-containing protein has protein sequence MATTYERKKQGHNNILYTIAAVILICVVFLAIVVSFFIKAEDDAYEMLHIQTKQIKDDLTLQLKSDRENLITMANFASKLYADGKGYERMFDSFKPIGLFSRIGILNPDGTFITKDGNYDLKGKISFEEQALLGEHVTGRTYSYSIPDEQVVRSSVPILVNGETVGIIYGIIKIETINEKYSNMAQELDAQLFVYDKESGKFIIDTINETPNELSSLKNREYNDGYSYELLANSDKGYSSFKSIRTGEDLYIHYSTIEDFNWGIILARYETQVFEETHKISRNLVIAFTAIVLIMAIYLEIVLKNEKNRTKLNSESSIIRHLLLEVNRQQENINSALKRIKEFSGARSCFFADTDGEDYYYIKPSLKEKCLFGDDRKYFVSELFRYAANIHTDDSSTGFLQIVPNNHLLKTNPELHGFLLSQDIKEISFAIIADKNNHVSILGTINPKKAFAVKNLIEDVAICFSIAIYNKKHLNKTELAATTDSLTGAMNRVAYKKDILVFDEEMPNDFSCIYIDVNELHLRNNKYGHAAGDAMLIYIANTLKETFYGHYIYRMGGDEFLVFVKNIDHEQVKKHIEAFVEQLKTTDYNVAIGMSYRKQNMNCEEMVREAEIRMYEAKAQYYQNKEQTSVSKDTDKKYVQTKTGIREIDTILSLLKDHYNGIYRVSLEADNAHRILMPAYLGYNEEENNFSKLLTKYIDEFVHPDFHRSVMSFLNYDAIKRELEENKTPRITYKKINGETVVLSVYKLGGETDNIKDTLWVFARE, from the coding sequence ATGGCAACGACATACGAAAGAAAAAAACAGGGACATAATAATATTTTATATACAATAGCCGCTGTAATTTTAATATGTGTAGTTTTTTTGGCAATTGTTGTATCTTTCTTTATTAAAGCTGAGGATGATGCTTATGAAATGCTTCATATCCAGACAAAGCAGATTAAAGACGATCTCACTTTGCAGCTGAAATCAGACAGAGAAAATCTTATTACTATGGCAAACTTTGCGTCAAAGCTTTATGCCGACGGAAAAGGCTATGAACGTATGTTTGATTCGTTTAAGCCGATCGGCTTGTTTTCAAGAATCGGTATTCTTAATCCGGACGGCACCTTTATTACAAAAGACGGTAACTATGATTTAAAAGGTAAAATATCATTTGAAGAACAAGCTCTTTTGGGAGAGCACGTTACCGGAAGAACTTACAGTTATTCAATTCCCGATGAGCAGGTGGTAAGAAGCTCTGTCCCTATTCTTGTGAATGGGGAAACTGTCGGTATTATATACGGAATCATAAAGATTGAAACTATCAATGAAAAATACAGTAATATGGCACAAGAGCTTGATGCTCAGCTTTTTGTGTACGATAAGGAAAGCGGAAAATTCATTATAGATACTATAAATGAAACTCCCAATGAATTATCAAGCTTAAAAAACAGAGAGTACAATGACGGTTACTCTTACGAACTGTTGGCTAATTCCGATAAAGGTTATTCTTCCTTCAAGTCAATACGCACAGGCGAGGATCTGTATATACATTATTCTACTATTGAGGATTTTAACTGGGGGATTATTCTTGCCCGTTACGAAACTCAGGTGTTTGAAGAAACGCATAAAATATCCCGCAATTTAGTTATTGCTTTTACCGCAATTGTTTTGATTATGGCAATTTATCTTGAGATAGTATTAAAGAACGAGAAAAACAGAACGAAATTGAATTCAGAATCTTCCATTATCAGACATCTTCTATTGGAAGTGAATCGACAACAAGAAAATATAAATTCGGCGTTAAAAAGAATAAAAGAATTCTCAGGCGCCCGTTCTTGCTTTTTCGCAGATACCGACGGAGAAGATTATTACTATATCAAGCCGTCCTTAAAAGAAAAATGTTTGTTCGGAGACGACAGAAAATACTTTGTCAGTGAGCTTTTCAGGTATGCCGCAAATATTCATACCGATGATTCATCTACCGGATTTTTGCAAATCGTTCCCAACAACCACCTTTTAAAAACCAATCCCGAGTTGCATGGCTTTTTGTTAAGTCAAGATATCAAAGAAATATCTTTTGCGATTATTGCGGACAAGAATAACCATGTCAGCATATTAGGTACGATTAACCCGAAGAAAGCCTTTGCCGTGAAAAATCTTATTGAAGATGTTGCGATTTGCTTTTCAATTGCCATTTACAATAAAAAGCATCTTAACAAAACCGAGCTTGCCGCAACAACAGATTCTCTGACCGGGGCAATGAATCGTGTGGCATATAAAAAGGATATTTTAGTATTCGATGAGGAAATGCCGAATGATTTTTCCTGCATTTATATTGATGTCAACGAGCTTCATTTGCGCAACAATAAATATGGCCACGCGGCAGGCGATGCGATGCTCATCTATATTGCCAACACATTGAAAGAGACATTCTACGGTCATTACATATACCGTATGGGTGGCGATGAATTTTTGGTTTTTGTGAAAAATATTGACCATGAACAAGTAAAGAAACATATTGAAGCATTTGTTGAACAATTAAAAACTACGGATTACAATGTTGCAATCGGCATGTCTTACAGAAAGCAGAATATGAACTGCGAAGAAATGGTAAGAGAAGCCGAAATAAGAATGTATGAGGCGAAAGCACAGTATTATCAGAACAAGGAACAAACCAGTGTATCGAAAGACACAGATAAAAAGTATGTTCAGACAAAAACCGGTATAAGAGAAATTGATACGATTCTGTCTCTTCTGAAGGACCATTATAACGGAATTTACAGAGTTTCTCTTGAAGCTGATAATGCACATAGAATTCTTATGCCGGCTTATCTTGGGTACAACGAGGAGGAAAACAATTTCTCAAAGCTTTTGACAAAATATATAGATGAATTTGTTCATCCTGACTTCCATAGATCTGTTATGAGTTTCCTGAACTATGATGCTATCAAGAGAGAGCTTGAAGAGAATAAAACTCCCAGAATTACTTACAAAAAGATAAACGGCGAAACTGTCGTTTTAAGTGTGTATAAGCTTGGTGGCGAAACAGACAATATCAAGGATACCCTTTGGGTGTTCGCCAGAGAATAA
- a CDS encoding transcriptional repressor — MNGKYSKQKETLLKVLCSTECHPDADWIYEQVRQEIPNISLGTVYRNLAKMSQDGTILKLNVNDGRDHFDGNTLPHHHMVCRECGAVIDIFMDESEEKSFSEYVNSYAEKHTAATVEAHTVIFFGKCQNCNKI, encoded by the coding sequence ATGAACGGAAAGTACAGTAAGCAGAAAGAGACTTTATTAAAGGTTCTTTGCTCTACCGAATGCCATCCGGATGCAGACTGGATATATGAACAGGTGAGACAGGAAATCCCCAACATCAGCCTTGGAACCGTGTATCGAAATCTTGCAAAAATGTCGCAGGACGGTACAATCCTTAAGCTTAATGTGAATGACGGGCGCGACCATTTTGACGGCAATACGTTACCGCACCATCATATGGTTTGCCGTGAATGCGGAGCAGTGATAGATATATTCATGGATGAGAGCGAGGAAAAAAGCTTTTCGGAATACGTCAATTCCTATGCCGAGAAGCACACCGCGGCAACGGTCGAAGCTCACACTGTCATATTTTTTGGAAAATGCCAGAATTGCAATAAAATTTAA
- a CDS encoding rubredoxin, translated as MKKYVCPCGYVYDPAVGDPDNGIAPGTPWEDVPEDWECPTCGLGKDAFEEE; from the coding sequence ATGAAAAAGTATGTTTGCCCCTGTGGCTATGTTTATGATCCTGCAGTTGGAGATCCGGACAACGGTATTGCTCCCGGAACCCCCTGGGAGGATGTACCCGAGGATTGGGAGTGCCCCACCTGCGGATTGGGAAAGGACGCCTTTGAAGAAGAGTGA
- a CDS encoding NADH peroxidase, producing the protein MKKFVCSICGYVHNGDAAPEKCPQCKAPAEKFLEKSGEGLTWAAEHVIGVAKDVDPRVIEGLRANFTGECTEVGMYLAMSRQAIREGYPEIGAFYQQAAFEEAEHAAKFAELLGEVVHADTKKNLELRTEAENGATAGKVELAKLAKELGYDAIHDTVHEMARDEARHGCGFEGLLKRFFNK; encoded by the coding sequence ATGAAAAAGTTTGTATGTTCAATTTGCGGTTATGTTCACAACGGAGATGCTGCTCCCGAAAAATGCCCCCAGTGCAAAGCACCTGCTGAAAAGTTTCTGGAAAAGAGCGGCGAGGGTCTTACCTGGGCTGCTGAGCATGTTATCGGCGTAGCAAAGGATGTTGATCCCAGAGTTATCGAAGGTCTCAGAGCAAACTTCACCGGCGAGTGCACCGAGGTTGGTATGTATCTTGCTATGTCCCGTCAGGCGATAAGAGAAGGCTATCCCGAAATCGGCGCTTTCTATCAGCAGGCAGCTTTTGAAGAAGCAGAGCACGCTGCAAAGTTCGCTGAGCTTCTGGGCGAGGTTGTTCACGCTGACACCAAGAAGAACCTTGAACTGCGTACCGAGGCAGAAAACGGCGCTACCGCAGGTAAGGTAGAGCTTGCAAAGCTTGCAAAAGAACTTGGTTACGACGCAATCCATGACACCGTACATGAAATGGCACGCGATGAAGCTCGCCATGGTTGCGGTTTTGAAGGTCTTCTCAAGAGATTTTTCAATAAATAA